In the Drosophila biarmipes strain raj3 chromosome X, RU_DBia_V1.1, whole genome shotgun sequence genome, one interval contains:
- the LOC108025594 gene encoding uncharacterized protein LOC108025594 isoform X1, translating to MVSTTLTTLAAGQTTSSSNHHHHHHHHQQQQHHQQHQQHQHNPQQQQQEQLHQLPYQRLQPHAAAAAAAVGQQRGFYALNGSLELDCDSGNSNGNSNGNGNTSSSNVGYQQQQQQQPPLILSQALLSPSPPLNDQISLLFPKCRPKQQPQQQPQQQQQQQQQQQQQQHQPAQQQHAHALLVDVVNPNSNSSSHRSSSPTAALVAEPLASVSPPPPKATPTSTPSYYKSVNIITQSPPPHSASSHSSESLSSVTPRISTNPFLCAPLTPPTPPHQQQQQQQQQQDTTGESAVERSRSGAAGEEPDYPASFYYHTVGESRRGPGGYAEMPRKRSGALPASNRQQQQQQQLHNGNGSQNPFIKENYWEAPPTRASLLLHSPTEYSEEQQQQQQQQQQQQQQQQQQQQQHMHASARRAYHQQREQVYGISQRQQQHQHQQQQQQQQQQQQQQQQQQSHILRVGRSPVNRSFSQQQQQQQQQQQQVAAPRNNPCADGLTPLASHYLYGSKSSLDQQPGDWEPREQRKLRLREERERERERERERDRDRDREHLLLEQQQQLQLQEVQAARDNHLSHLAGQQQQQQQRKRHVYGEERDTERDHRLVNGNADPNESWQHLRVTTDTLAEEGGKLAEKGQHQMQSVGLGLGLSQGQSPEVNVYREHKLDAWKLERNYTLAVESRHGIIEYEGSPRRIGVTTSNLGQVTAAAAAAAGAAADESEPPAAVEVATPPPQQQQQQQVPMATVPPLGSTATSLQKTAARAALAALAQGHPHNPHNILSSLLPNASNPSPLNPGQMQIHSPQQPMQNYPVRPGFPQRIISPPNREPRSSSPPLQQQQQHQQQQHQQQQQHQQLQQQQQHFASLMSNHSNNNSNTNKQPLSSDNNAEDTSNDVSEIGTISDLTTPEAVGLQLAIGAAAGEIASRAATPPQAPALALALAPPTAGAGSTANGTGNGNGTATGNATAAGPLSLHTKSSTFDYLYEFSETRKVLEEFFKCPSTDEQPIMENGSDVDSIDIQYEFHSNFERDEEDLAEEEEAEDDDEGDDDADEENDEAEDEDDPLGQDGGQNYRQPVPPTAGHASERLVYGGVGYGQQSQPQLSAQPMGMGVARRHYSGSPLMRDFDFFLDSTSRSSGERDGDQDGLNHNQLLSTGSGHGGGGGVGVGVGVGPGGGHNYRYSPETTDYDSNCGDLDSLSGEMNGGVSTSCSNYAKYYASAMPVLEDGLSSGHTSDTENNNKNQKNLQQAVLGQGQQCPTSMSGSTSIGGSGGISMLMDMKRVSTNNSLNSMHNLTTTASTTDSNGGVAGHHLGATPSPSNGQSKGPLASQAQSQPKTLALDQSPSNHNKVFKNIDPELDSLYSIGVFHRPDTVQMTPPPPAPAPHRKPNNNGSVVVNTNGSLGGGNNDVDLLQPSSKHTPLAAAISSTLQRSSPTSTVTGNGIGMAGGSGSKPRSAGSNCSSSGGNGGMPPPIPERSNLVSASQRSPSPGLNSPVWLSRHLDGGAGKELLESGSDNHSKNHSADEEDVDTDLETDRLLGHQRLDDQGYYDENKSWDRKPRSLLSKISPKQQMPSTKTRNGYNALLSSTPELPPPIPPKGQSGLGLGLTLGSGNGGKLLDLVGGMVQRSLSRSSSEHSDKSPSKLAMPISGGDLCAAGSVDVVASAVAAASAAVAGTPALGSPGNGGGSERSSGGGLTNPGGAVKIVGGEPENGALNGGTLAAPPLAGSAAGSAGGGSGTGSGSGSGSGAVANGTAVANSGGSNNNNNNGGGSNNNSSGSNSGEKKVKKSKSKEGGAVLIEGVLFRAKYLGSTQLVCEGQPTKSTRMMQAEEAVSRIKAPDGDVQPSTEVDLFISTEKIMVLNTDLKEIMMDHALRTISYIADIGDLVVLMARRRFVPQDIDDAPKPNRTPKMICHVFESDEAQFIAQSIGQAFQVAYMEFLKANGIEDHRFVKEMDYQEVLNSQEIFGDELEIFAKKELQKEVVVPKAKGEILGVVIVESGWGSMLPTVVIANLMSSGAAARCGQLNIGDQLIAINGLSLVGLPLSTCQTYIKNTKNQTVVKFTVVPCAPVVEVKIKRPETKYQLGFSVQNGVICSLLRGGIAERGGVRVGHRIIEINNQSVVAVPHEKIVNLLATSVGEILMKTMPTSMFRLLTGQENPIYI from the exons ATGGTCAGCACCACATTGACAACACTGGCTGCTGGACAAACAACTAGTAGCAGTAatcaccatcaccaccaccatcaccaccagcagcagcagcaccatcagcagcatcagcagcaccagcacaatccgcagcagcagcagcaggagcagttGCATCAGTTGCCCTACCAGCGACTGCAGCCACACGccgcggcagcggcagcagcggttGGCCAGCAGCGCGGCTTCTACGCCCTCAACGGCAGCTTGGAGCTAGACTGCgacagcggcaacagcaacggcaacagcaacggcaacggcaacaccagcagcagcaacgtcggctaccagcagcagcagcagcagcaaccgccCTTGATCCTGTCGCAGGCTCTGCTGTCGCCCTCGCCGCCGCTCAACGATCAGATCAGCTTGCTTTTCCCCAAGTGCCGACCcaagcagcagccgcagcagcagccgcagcagcagcagcagcagcagcaacagcaacagcagcagcaacatcagccagcacagcagcaacatgcacATGCCCTGCTCGTAGACGTGGTGAAtcccaacagcaacagcagcagccaccgGAGCAGCAGCCCCACGGCAGCCCTAGTTGCGGAGCCGCTGGCCAGTGTTAGTCCGCCGCCGCCCaaggccacgcccaccagcaCGCCCAGCTACTACAAGAGCGTGAACATCATCACGCAATCGCCGCCGCCGCACTCGGCCTCGTCGCACTCCTCCGAGTCGCTGTCCTCGGTGACGCCGCGCATCTCCACCAATCCCTTTCTGTGCGCACCGCTCACGCCGCCCACACCGccgcaccagcagcagcagcagcagcagcagcaacaggacACCACGGGCGAGTCAGCTGTGGAGCGGAGCAGGAGCGGAGCGGCCGGCGAGGAGCCCGACTATCCCGCCTCCTTCTACTACCACACGGTGGGCGAGAGCAGGCGTGGCCCCGGCGGCTACGCGGAAATGCCGAGGAAACGCAGCGGCGCCTTGCCCGCCAGCaacaggcagcagcagcagcagcaacagttgcacAACGGCAATGGCAGTCAGAATCCCTTCATCAAGGAGAACTACTGGGAGGCGCCGCCCACCAGGGCCAGCTTGCTGCTCCACTCGCCCACGGAGTACTCTGaggagcagcaacagcagcagcagcagcagcagcaacagcagcagcagcagcaacagcagcagcagcaacatatgCATGCCTCAGCCAGACGAGCTTACCACCAGCAGCGGGAACAGGTCTATGGAATCAGTcagcgacagcagcagcaccagcatcagcaacagcaacagcaacagcaacagcaacagcagcagcagcaacaacaacagtcgCACATCCTGCGGGTGGGAAGAAGTCCGGTGAACCGCAGCTTctcccagcagcaacagcaacaacagcaacaacagcagcaggttGCCGCGCCCAGGAACAATCCCTGCGCCGACGGGCTGACTCCGCTGGCCAGTCACTATCTCTATGGCAGCAAGTCATCCCTGGATCAGCAGCCAGGCGACTGGGAGCCTCGGGAGCAGCGCAAGCTGAGGCTGCGCGAGGAGCGCGAAAGGGAGAGGGAACGGGAAAGGGAGCGGGACCGGGACAGGGACCGGGAGCACCTGTtgctggagcagcagcagcagttgcagctgcagGAGGTGCAGGCGGCCAGGGACAACCACCTCAGTCACCTGGcgggacagcagcagcagcaacagcagcgcaAGCGGCATGTCTACGGCGAGGAGCGGGACACGGAGCGGGATCACCGCCTGGTCAACGGGAACGCAGATCCGAACGAGAGCTGGCAGC ATCTGCGCGTAACGACCGACACTCTGGCGGAGGAGGGCGGCAAGCTGGCGGAGAAGGGCCAGCACCAGATGCAGAGCGTCGGCCTCGGCCTCGGCCTGAGCCAGGGCCAGAGCCCGGAGGTCAATGTCTACAGGGAGCACAAGCTGGACGCCTGGAAGCTCGAGCGCAACTACACGCTGGCCGTGGAGTCGCGTCATGGCATCATTG AATACGAGGGCTCGCCGCGGCGCATTGGGGTGACCACCAGCAATTTGGGGCAAGTGACggctgcagcggcggcagcggcaggggcagCAGCGGACGAAAGCGAACCACCAGCAGCGGTAGAAGTAGCAACACCAccgccacagcagcagcagcagcagcaggtgccCATGGCCACCGTGCCACCGCTGGGCTCCACGGCCACCTCGCTGCAGAAGACGGCGGCCCGGGCAGCACTGGCCGCCCTGGCCCAGGGCCACCCCCACAACCCCCACAACATCCTGAGCTCCCTGCTCCCGAACGCGAGCAACCCCAGCCCACTGAATCCCGGCCAGATGCAGATCCACTCGCCGCAGCAGCCCATGCAGAACTATCCCGTGCGCCCGGGCTTTCCACAG CGCATCATCTCGCCGCCGAATCGTGAGCCCCGCAGCAGCTCTCCTCccctgcaacagcagcagcaacaccagcagcagcaacatcagcagcagcagcaacatcagcagctgcaacagcaacagcagcacttTGCCAGTCTGATGAGCAatcacagcaacaacaactcgaACACCAACAAACAGCCGCTGAGCAGCGACAACAACGCGGAGGACACCAGCAACGATGTGTCCGAGATTGGCACCATATCCGACCTGACCACTCCGGAGGCAGTGggtctgcagctggccattgGAGCCGCTGCCGGCGAGATAGCCAGTCGGGCGGCCACGCCACCTCAGGCACCGGcattggcattggcattgGCACCACCGACCGCAGGGGCGGGCAGCACTGCCAATGGAACCGGAAATGGGAACGGCACCGCAACCGGAAATGCAACAGCGGCGGGTCCACTGAGCCTGCACACGAAGTCGTCGACCTTCGACTACCTGTACGAGTTCTCGGAGACGCGCAAGGTGCTGGAGGAGTTCTTCAAGTGCCCCTCCACCGACGAGCAGCCCATCATGGAGAACGGCAGCGATGTGGACAGCATT GATATCCAGTACGAGTTCCACAGCAACTTCGAGCGCGACGAGGAGGATctggccgaggaggaggaggccgaggacgacgacgagggcGACGACGATGCCGACGAGGAGAACGACGAGGCCGAGGATGAGGACGATCCCTTGGGGCAGGATGGCGGCCAGAACTACCGCCAGCCGGTGCCTCCCACCGCCGGCCACGCCTCCGAGCGCCTCGTTTACGGGGGCGTGGGCTATGGCCAGCAGTCGCAGCCCCAACTGAGCGCCCAGCCGATGGGTATGGGCGTTGCTCGGCGGCACTACAGCGGCAGTCCGCTGATGCGGGACTTCGATTTCTTCCTGGACTCCACCAGTCGGAGCAGCGGCGAGCGGGACGGCGACCAGGATGGGCTCAATCACAACCAGCTGCTGAGCACGGGCAGCGGCcatggcggcggcggcggcgtgggcgtgggcgtgggcgtgggcccGGGCGGAGGACACAACTACCGCTACTCGCCGGAGACCACCGACTACGACTCCAACTGCGGCGATCTGGACA GTCTCTCGGGTGAGATGAACGGCGGCGTGTCGACCTCCTGCTCGAACTACGCCAAGTACTACGCCTCGGCCATGCCGGTGCTGGAGGACGGGCTCTCCTCGGGCCACACCAGCGACACcgagaacaacaacaagaaccaGAAGAACCTGCAGCAGGCGGTGCTCGGCCAGGGCCAGCAGTGCCCCACCAGCATGAGCGGCAGCACCAGcatcggcggcagcggcggcatcTCCATGCTGATGGACATGAAGCGCGTCTCGACGAACAACAGCCTAAACAGTATGCACAACCTGACCACCACTGCCTCCACCACGGACAGCAACGGGGGTGTGGCGGGTCACCACCTGGGCGCCACGCCCAGTCCCAGCAACGGGCAGTCGAAGGGCCCGCTCGCCAGTCAGGCGCAATCACAGCCGAAGACCCTGGCTCTGGACCAGAGTCCCAGCAACCACAACAAAGTGTTCAAGAACATTGATCCGGAGTTGGATTCGCTCTACTCGATTG GAGTATTCCACCGCCCGGACACGGTGCAGATGACCCCGCCGCCGCCTGCTCCGGCGCCGCACCGCAAGCccaacaacaatggcagcgTCGTTGTCAACACCAATGGCAGCCTGGGCGGCGGCAACAACGATGTGGATCTGCTGCAGCCGAGCAGCAAGCACACTCCACTGGCGGCGGCCATCAGTTCCACGCTGCAGCGCAGCTCACCCACCTCGACGGTCACCGGAAATGGCATCGGAATGGCTGGCGGCAGCGGAAGCAAGCCCCGCAGCGCCGGAAGcaattgcagcagcagcggtgGCAACGGCGGCATGCCACCGCCCATTCCGGAGAGGTCGAACCTCGTCTCGGCCTCGCAGAGATCACCCTCGCCCGGCCTAAACTCACCGGTGTGGCTATCTCGACATCTGGACGGCGGCGCCGGCAAGGAGCTGCTGGAGTCCGGCTCGGATAATCACTCAAAGAACCACAGTGCCGACGAGGAGGACGTGGACACCGACCTGGAGACGGACCGGCTGCTGGGCCACCAGCGGCTGGACGATCAGGGCTACTACGATGAGAACAAGAGCTGGGACCGCAAGCCGCGCTCGCTGCTCTCGAAGATCTCGCCCAAGCAGCAGATGCCGAGCACCAAGACGCGCAACGGCTACAATGCCCTGCTCAGCTCCACGCCGGAGTTGCCGCCCCCAATTCCGCCCAAAGGGCAGTCCGGCCTGGGATTGGGCCTAACCCTGGGCTCCGGCAATGGTGGCAAGCTGTTGGACCTGGTCGGTGGCATGGTGCAGCGAAGCCTATCACGCTCGTCCTCGGAGCACAGCGACAAGTCGCCCAGCAAGCTGGCCATGCCCATTTCTGGCGGGGATCTGTGCGCGGCCGGCAGCGTGGATGTGGTGGCCTCAGCGGTGGCGGCCGCCTCGGCAGCGGTGGCCGGCACACCGGCGCTGGGTAGCCCTGGGAATGGAGGCGGCTCGGAGAGATCGTCCGGCGGGGGATTGACCAATCCCGGGGGAGCAGTGAAGATAGTCGGAGGAGAGCCGGAGAATGGAGCACTCAATGGGGGCACACTGGCGGCGCCTCCGCTGGCAGGATCGGCAGCTGGATCGGCCGGAGGAGGATCAGGGACGGGATCTGGCTCGGGATCGGGCTCTGGAGCGGTGGCCAATGGCACCGCCGTGGCCaacagcggcggcagcaacaacaacaacaacaacggcggcggcagcaacaacaacagcagcggcagcaacagcggcgagaaaaaagtgaaaaagagTAAGAGCAAAGAAG GCGGCGCAGTGCTCATCGAGGGCGTTCTCTTCAGGGCCAAGTACTTGGGCTCCACGCAGCTGGTCTGCGAAGGTCAGCCCACGAAATCGACGCGCATGATGCAGGCGGAGGAGGCCGTTTCCAGGATCAAG GCACCCGATGGCGATGTGCAGCCCAGCACCGAGGTGGATCTGTTTATTTCGACGGAGAAGATCATGGTCCTGAACACGGACCTCAAGGAGATCATGATGGACCATGCCCTGCGCACCATCTCCTACATTGCGGACATCGGTGACCTGGTGGTCCTGATGGCCCGACGTCGCTTCGTCCCGCAGGACATCGACGATGCCCCCAAGCCGAATCGCACGCCCAAGATGATATGCCATGTGTTCGAGAGCGACGAGGCCCAGTTCATTGCCCAGTCGATTGGCCAGGCCTTCCAGGTGGCCTACATGGAGTTCCTCAAGGCCAACGGCATCGAGGACCATCGCTTTGTCAAGGAGATGGACTACCAGGAGGTGCTCAACAGCCAGGAGATCTTCGGCGATGAGCTGGAGATCTTTGCcaagaaggagctgcagaAGGAGGTGGTGGTGCCGAAGGCCAAGGGCGAAATCCTCGGGGTGGTGATCGTGGAGAGCGGCTGGGGCTCCATGCTGCCCACCGTGGTGATTGCCAATCTGATGAGCTCGGGAGCAGCGGCGCGTTGTGGTCAGCTGAACATCGGCGACCAGCTGATAGCCATCAATGGGCTGAGCCTCGTGGGCCTGCCGCTCTCCACCTGCCAGACGTACATCAAGAACACCAAGAACCAGACGGTGGTCAAGTTCACGGTGGTGCCCTGTGCCCCCGTTGTCGAGGTGAAGATCAAGCGGCCGGAGACCAAGTACCAGCTGGGATTCAGCGTTCAGAATGGAGTG ATCTGCAGTCTCCTGCGGGGTGGCATTGCTGAAAGGGGTGGTGTTCGTGTGGGCCATCGCATTATCGAGATAAACAACCAGAGCGTGGTGGCTGTGCCCCACGAGAAGATCGTCAACTTGCTGGCCACATCCGTGGGAGAG ATCCTCATGAAGACGATGCCCACGTCCATGTTCCGCCTGCTCACTGGTCAGGAGAATCCCATTTATATTTAA